The Phoenix dactylifera cultivar Barhee BC4 chromosome 9, palm_55x_up_171113_PBpolish2nd_filt_p, whole genome shotgun sequence genome window below encodes:
- the LOC103705291 gene encoding ABC transporter D family member 2, chloroplastic-like isoform X2, whose product MLASILSSAPPLLLLPPPCRLSSAPFFSCPSSSLGVSKISSPLSMRRRRTAVPPTVVRSPSGVGESRSTAAVEDKDENRVHPDLGTLLRRFWKVAAPYWSSEDKVQARLRLAALFALTLGTTGISVGFNFLGRDFYNALANKDQEQFTKQLLYYLGGFAGGIPFFVLRDYARETLSLRWRSWMTGYYMKRYFRNQTFYKIQSQSIIDNPDQRIVDDLSTFTGTALSFSLTLFTSAVDLISFSNILYGIYPPLFVVLLVYSLGGTAISVFLGKDLVTLNFLQEKKEADFRYGLVRVRENAESIAFYGGEENEVHLLLERFRRAFENLSQLLISSRNLEFFTSGYRYLIQILPAAVVAPMYFSGKIEFGVINQSVSAFNHILGDFSIIVYQFQAISAFSAVIDRLGEFDEILDGSQSCIPEYGNTEKINIQFQDDKIPTSLRSNGCVPKAGCHKLLEIQNLTLQTPRSGNILITDLSLDINDQDHLLVMGPSGSGKTSFLRALAGLWTTGTGNITFYMKDSGQLQTSISADTNSSKPINSLKKDELERNRRARGVFFLPQRPYMVLGTLRQQLLYPTWSEDIVFPSENSQTTGSSIQAD is encoded by the exons ATGCTTGCTTCTATTCTCTCCTCTGCTCCTCCTTTATTGCTACTTCCACCCCCATGTCGCCTCTCCTCCGCTCCATTCTTCTCCtgtccttcttcttcccttggcGTCTCCAAGATCTCGTCTCCTCTCTCGATGCGCCGCCGGAGGACGGCGGTTCCTCCCACCGTCGTCAGATCGCCGTCCGGCGTCGGGGAGTCTAGGTCCACCGCCGCAGTGGAAGATAAG GATGAGAACAGGGTGCATCCAGACCTTGGGACACTTTTAAGAAGATTCTGGAAGGTGGCTGCACCATATTGGTCATCAGAGGACAAAGTCCAAGCTAGGCTAAGGCTTGCTGCATTATTTGCTCTCACCTTGGGAACAACAGGGATTAGTGTTGGATTTAACTTTCTTGGGCGTGATTTTTACAATGCGCTTGCta ACAAGGATCAGGAACAATTTACAAAGCAACTTCTCTACTATTTAGGGGGTTTTGCTGGAGGAATTCCG TTCTTTGTTTTAAGAGACTATGCAAGGGAGACCCTTTCTTTAAGATGGCGATCTTGGATGACAGGCTACTACATGAAACGCTATTTTAGGAACCAGAcattttataaaattcaatctCAGTCTATAATTGACAATCCAGACCAACGGATTGTTGATGATCTAAGTACCTTCACTGGAACtgcactttcattttctttgacTCTCTTCACTTCAGctgtagacctgatatcattcAGTAACATTCTGTATGGAATTTATCCACCATTATTTGTTGTGCTTCTTGTTTACTCTCTTGGTGGCACAGCTATCAGTGTGTTCCTTGGAAAG GATTTAGTcactttgaattttctgcaagagaagaaagaagcagaTTTTCGTTATGGGCTTGTGCGGGTTCGAGAAAATGCTGAATCAATTGCTTTTTATGGAGGTGAGGAAAATGAAGTGCACCTGTTGCTGGAGCGTTTTAGAAGGGCTTTTGAAAATTTAAGT CAATTGCTCATTTCTTCTCGAAATCTGGAGTTCTTTACCAGTGGTTACCGCTACttaattcagattctccctGCTGCTGTTGTTGCTCCAATGTATTTCTCAGGAAAAATCGAGTTTGGTGTGATCAACCAATCTGTCTCTGCTTTCAATCATATTCTTGGCGATTTTTCCATCATCGTTTATCAATTTCAAGCAATCAGTGCCTTCTCAGCTGTCATAGATCGTCTAG GTGAGTTTGATGAAATTTTGGATGGTAGCCAGTCTTGTATACCTGAATATGGTAATACAGAGAAGATAAATATTCAATTTCAAGATGATAAGATTCCAACCTCCTTGAGGTCAAATGGATGCGTGCCCAAGGCTGGCTGCCACAAGTTATTAGAGATCCAAAATTTAACATTACAGACACCACGAAGTGGTAACATTCTTATTACTGACTTATCACTTGATATCAATGACCAAGATCACTTGCTG GTGATGGGCCCTAGTGGGAGTGGTAAGACCTCATTCTTACGAGCTCTGGCTGGTCTCTGGACTACTGGTACAGGGAATATCACATTCTATATGAAAGATTCTGGGCAACTTCAAACATCGATTTCAGCTGATACCAACTCTTCCAAACCAATAAATTCACTAAAGAAAGATGAACTTGAAAGAAACAGGAGAGCTAGGGGTGTCTTTTTCCTTCCCCAAAGGCCATATATGGTATTGGGAACACTTCGCCAGCAATTACTCTATCCCACATGGAGTGAGGATATAGTCTTTCCTTCAGAAAACTCTCAAACGACTG GCTCGTCTATACAGGCAGATTGA
- the LOC103705291 gene encoding ABC transporter D family member 2, chloroplastic-like isoform X1 — MLASILSSAPPLLLLPPPCRLSSAPFFSCPSSSLGVSKISSPLSMRRRRTAVPPTVVRSPSGVGESRSTAAVEDKDENRVHPDLGTLLRRFWKVAAPYWSSEDKVQARLRLAALFALTLGTTGISVGFNFLGRDFYNALANKDQEQFTKQLLYYLGGFAGGIPFFVLRDYARETLSLRWRSWMTGYYMKRYFRNQTFYKIQSQSIIDNPDQRIVDDLSTFTGTALSFSLTLFTSAVDLISFSNILYGIYPPLFVVLLVYSLGGTAISVFLGKDLVTLNFLQEKKEADFRYGLVRVRENAESIAFYGGEENEVHLLLERFRRAFENLSQLLISSRNLEFFTSGYRYLIQILPAAVVAPMYFSGKIEFGVINQSVSAFNHILGDFSIIVYQFQAISAFSAVIDRLGEFDEILDGSQSCIPEYGNTEKINIQFQDDKIPTSLRSNGCVPKAGCHKLLEIQNLTLQTPRSGNILITDLSLDINDQDHLLVMGPSGSGKTSFLRALAGLWTTGTGNITFYMKDSGQLQTSISADTNSSKPINSLKKDELERNRRARGVFFLPQRPYMVLGTLRQQLLYPTWSEDIVFPSENSQTTVSRSANESNKPKKPTVDDLIHVLEVVQLGDILSRFNGLDSMYEWSSVLSLGEQQRLAFARLLLSKPKLILLDESTSALDDTNEARLYRQIEAAGITYISIGHRKTLYNYHNKVLHISKFNSRNSAERNWHLESINPTTSIEEVNSAFLNVKQ, encoded by the exons ATGCTTGCTTCTATTCTCTCCTCTGCTCCTCCTTTATTGCTACTTCCACCCCCATGTCGCCTCTCCTCCGCTCCATTCTTCTCCtgtccttcttcttcccttggcGTCTCCAAGATCTCGTCTCCTCTCTCGATGCGCCGCCGGAGGACGGCGGTTCCTCCCACCGTCGTCAGATCGCCGTCCGGCGTCGGGGAGTCTAGGTCCACCGCCGCAGTGGAAGATAAG GATGAGAACAGGGTGCATCCAGACCTTGGGACACTTTTAAGAAGATTCTGGAAGGTGGCTGCACCATATTGGTCATCAGAGGACAAAGTCCAAGCTAGGCTAAGGCTTGCTGCATTATTTGCTCTCACCTTGGGAACAACAGGGATTAGTGTTGGATTTAACTTTCTTGGGCGTGATTTTTACAATGCGCTTGCta ACAAGGATCAGGAACAATTTACAAAGCAACTTCTCTACTATTTAGGGGGTTTTGCTGGAGGAATTCCG TTCTTTGTTTTAAGAGACTATGCAAGGGAGACCCTTTCTTTAAGATGGCGATCTTGGATGACAGGCTACTACATGAAACGCTATTTTAGGAACCAGAcattttataaaattcaatctCAGTCTATAATTGACAATCCAGACCAACGGATTGTTGATGATCTAAGTACCTTCACTGGAACtgcactttcattttctttgacTCTCTTCACTTCAGctgtagacctgatatcattcAGTAACATTCTGTATGGAATTTATCCACCATTATTTGTTGTGCTTCTTGTTTACTCTCTTGGTGGCACAGCTATCAGTGTGTTCCTTGGAAAG GATTTAGTcactttgaattttctgcaagagaagaaagaagcagaTTTTCGTTATGGGCTTGTGCGGGTTCGAGAAAATGCTGAATCAATTGCTTTTTATGGAGGTGAGGAAAATGAAGTGCACCTGTTGCTGGAGCGTTTTAGAAGGGCTTTTGAAAATTTAAGT CAATTGCTCATTTCTTCTCGAAATCTGGAGTTCTTTACCAGTGGTTACCGCTACttaattcagattctccctGCTGCTGTTGTTGCTCCAATGTATTTCTCAGGAAAAATCGAGTTTGGTGTGATCAACCAATCTGTCTCTGCTTTCAATCATATTCTTGGCGATTTTTCCATCATCGTTTATCAATTTCAAGCAATCAGTGCCTTCTCAGCTGTCATAGATCGTCTAG GTGAGTTTGATGAAATTTTGGATGGTAGCCAGTCTTGTATACCTGAATATGGTAATACAGAGAAGATAAATATTCAATTTCAAGATGATAAGATTCCAACCTCCTTGAGGTCAAATGGATGCGTGCCCAAGGCTGGCTGCCACAAGTTATTAGAGATCCAAAATTTAACATTACAGACACCACGAAGTGGTAACATTCTTATTACTGACTTATCACTTGATATCAATGACCAAGATCACTTGCTG GTGATGGGCCCTAGTGGGAGTGGTAAGACCTCATTCTTACGAGCTCTGGCTGGTCTCTGGACTACTGGTACAGGGAATATCACATTCTATATGAAAGATTCTGGGCAACTTCAAACATCGATTTCAGCTGATACCAACTCTTCCAAACCAATAAATTCACTAAAGAAAGATGAACTTGAAAGAAACAGGAGAGCTAGGGGTGTCTTTTTCCTTCCCCAAAGGCCATATATGGTATTGGGAACACTTCGCCAGCAATTACTCTATCCCACATGGAGTGAGGATATAGTCTTTCCTTCAGAAAACTCTCAAACGACTG TGTCGAGGTCAGCAAATGAATCTAATAAGCCTAAGAAGCCCACGGTTGATGATCTGATTCATGTGCTTGAAGTTGTTCAGCTTGGAGACATCTTGTCTCGTTTCAATGGCCTGGATTCCATGTATGAATGGTCAAGTGTTCTTTCTCTTGGTGAGCAACAGCGCCTTGCTTTTGCTCGTTTGTTACTTTCaaagccaaaattgattttattggatgagTCTACAAGTGCATTGGATGATACCAACGAG GCTCGTCTATACAGGCAGATTGAAGCTGCAGGGATTACATATATCAGCATTGGACACCGCAAGACACTATACAACTACCACAACAAGGTCTTGCACATATCGAAATTCAATTCGAGGAACAGCGCTGAACGGAACTGGCATCTTGAGTCCATTAACCCTACCACTTCCATTGAAGAGGTGAACTCAGCATTTTTAAATGTGAAACAATGA